A genomic stretch from Shewanella sediminis HAW-EB3 includes:
- a CDS encoding acyltransferase has product MKSLIKRLITSNQYLNDRVFNYGFLTKFNLRQYFFNCLINFLSGKKQGKYSYAHFTSQVIAADNLKLTGTKKGTYCSLVVSGGCYLQAGNGITIGEGTIWAPNVAIISANHDMNQKDNAWSKDDGVVIGKECWIGTGATILPGVTIGDNCIIAAGAVVTRSFKESNQVIGGVPAKVIR; this is encoded by the coding sequence GTGAAATCATTAATTAAACGGCTAATTACAAGTAATCAATACCTTAACGATAGGGTGTTTAACTATGGTTTTCTGACTAAATTCAATTTGAGGCAGTACTTTTTTAATTGTCTGATAAACTTTCTCTCAGGAAAAAAGCAAGGTAAGTATAGCTATGCTCACTTTACTTCTCAGGTGATTGCTGCCGACAATTTGAAACTCACAGGTACAAAAAAAGGGACTTACTGTAGTTTGGTTGTCAGTGGTGGCTGTTATCTACAGGCTGGTAATGGGATCACAATAGGTGAAGGAACCATCTGGGCTCCGAATGTAGCGATAATTAGTGCTAATCATGATATGAATCAGAAGGATAATGCTTGGTCAAAGGATGATGGCGTGGTGATTGGTAAGGAATGTTGGATCGGAACCGGTGCAACAATTTTGCCGGGAGTAACTATCGGTGATAACTGTATAATAGCTGCAGGAGCAGTGGTCACCCGTTCTTTTAAAGAATCAAACCAGGTGATTGGTGGAGTTCCGGCTAAAGTTATTCGTTAA
- a CDS encoding lipopolysaccharide biosynthesis protein, with the protein MNNMWGKALKVFIGTSVLQVSSILNFIVLARLLTSQEFGNLRQLMLLNQVLFTVLFTAVPISLLYFCGMFSQVNEKKEVAYKHLVLIIICGLVCSLGIFTFRSAITDIFANNELFELLGVFFVFPVLYMLYNAVPTFLIALDRTHLIKWYCPAIAFVNTFFVLAAAWFGDFTDVFYTIILSAGFSAGVALLLLSALIKQSQPGVAVDPKRLSYRQIIGYSWFLVAAALISILGSKIDQFVISNKLGIDVFAIYVVGAFQIPIYSIIQSSVNSVMLPQITAHIANNEWNELRLLWRESVNKISLFALPLAAVLTVFSSEFITLVFGEQYRSASTIFLIFSLLAPIKCISFGLIFRASGKPQYDVIGASVFLILSSVLTLVGVSIWGPVGAAVGVVLATLLLACMMSLMVKAHTKGEIGVFDLIPTFFFYRFFGLLSACWIFKAFGEWVLS; encoded by the coding sequence ATGAACAATATGTGGGGGAAGGCGCTCAAGGTTTTTATAGGGACATCGGTACTCCAGGTTTCCTCTATATTAAATTTTATTGTGCTCGCTCGATTACTGACATCTCAAGAGTTCGGTAACCTAAGACAGCTAATGTTACTCAACCAAGTGCTGTTTACGGTCTTATTTACTGCAGTCCCCATATCGTTACTCTATTTTTGTGGAATGTTTTCACAAGTTAATGAAAAAAAAGAGGTTGCCTACAAACATCTCGTTCTTATTATTATATGTGGATTGGTTTGTTCTCTGGGCATTTTTACCTTTAGAAGTGCCATAACAGATATTTTTGCTAATAATGAACTTTTTGAGTTGTTAGGCGTTTTTTTTGTTTTTCCAGTGCTCTATATGCTTTACAACGCAGTTCCTACGTTCCTGATTGCACTAGATAGAACACACCTAATCAAATGGTATTGTCCTGCGATTGCATTTGTAAATACATTTTTTGTATTGGCTGCAGCCTGGTTTGGTGACTTTACAGATGTCTTTTATACCATAATTTTATCAGCAGGATTTTCAGCGGGTGTCGCGCTATTGCTTCTTTCTGCTTTGATCAAACAGAGCCAACCTGGTGTAGCTGTTGACCCCAAGAGGTTGTCATACAGGCAGATAATTGGATACTCCTGGTTTTTAGTCGCGGCAGCTTTGATCTCAATTTTAGGCAGCAAAATAGATCAATTTGTCATATCAAATAAGTTAGGCATAGATGTGTTCGCTATCTATGTCGTTGGCGCTTTCCAAATTCCAATTTATAGCATAATTCAATCTAGTGTGAACTCGGTTATGCTACCGCAAATTACAGCACATATTGCTAATAATGAATGGAATGAGTTACGGCTATTATGGCGTGAATCAGTCAATAAAATCAGCCTGTTTGCTCTGCCTTTAGCCGCTGTTCTCACTGTGTTTTCATCTGAATTCATTACCCTGGTATTTGGTGAACAATATCGCTCAGCGTCTACCATTTTTTTAATTTTTTCATTACTAGCGCCAATAAAGTGCATCTCATTTGGGCTTATATTTCGGGCATCAGGTAAGCCACAATACGATGTGATTGGTGCTTCTGTTTTCCTTATCTTATCGAGTGTATTAACTCTAGTTGGTGTCAGCATTTGGGGCCCTGTAGGGGCTGCAGTCGGTGTGGTCTTGGCTACATTACTTTTAGCGTGCATGATGAGTCTGATGGTTAAGGCACACACTAAGGGGGAAATTGGGGTATTTGATCTTATTCCCACTTTTTTCTTCTATCGATTTTTTGGCTTACTATCTGCCTGTTGGATTTTTAAAGCATTTGGGGAATGGGTTCTATCGTGA